In a single window of the Eshraghiella crossota genome:
- a CDS encoding helix-turn-helix domain-containing protein — translation MGKREHIYEIIAENIRKERRRLGITQAELAERADVSLDTIKSVENGRRAMSLDTYLNIVHALESSPMVLMSQQHPEKHIERFAFMMNRCDEREIEFALHMIEQILRGQEDYLSE, via the coding sequence ATGGGGAAAAGAGAGCACATATACGAAATTATTGCAGAGAATATCAGAAAAGAACGCAGAAGGCTTGGAATTACACAGGCAGAGCTTGCAGAACGGGCAGATGTATCATTGGATACTATCAAAAGTGTTGAAAATGGCAGAAGGGCAATGAGTCTTGATACATATTTGAATATTGTTCATGCATTGGAGTCATCGCCTATGGTTTTGATGAGCCAGCAGCACCCAGAAAAACACATTGAGCGTTTTGCATTTATGATGAATCGATGTGACGAAAGAGAAATAGAATTTGCATTACATATGATTGAACAAATATTAAGAGGACAGGAAGATTATCTGAGTGAATAG
- a CDS encoding helix-turn-helix domain-containing protein, translating into MIVYDRLWITLKKKNISQYALIKDYGIDKAQLQRLRKNMVVKTVILNRLCSILDCKIEDIMEFVPDEDIK; encoded by the coding sequence ATGATAGTATATGACAGGTTATGGATCACACTCAAGAAGAAAAATATTAGCCAGTATGCACTAATTAAAGATTATGGAATAGATAAAGCACAGTTACAGCGATTGCGAAAGAATATGGTCGTAAAAACGGTAATCCTTAACAGATTATGTTCCATACTTGATTGTAAGATAGAGGACATCATGGAGTTTGTGCCGGATGAGGATATTAAGTAA
- a CDS encoding helix-turn-helix domain-containing protein, producing MYYDIVNSGERIKELRAARRMTRQQLAEQIGLSVDALRKIEAGVNGAKIDTLISIAELFHITLDYLVCGCERKAEVDDLLVGLKEKEVQFIRNMVLNAVDNMKLLTE from the coding sequence GTGTACTACGATATTGTTAATAGTGGAGAAAGAATAAAAGAGTTGCGTGCGGCAAGAAGAATGACAAGACAGCAGCTTGCCGAGCAGATTGGATTGTCAGTGGATGCTCTGCGGAAAATTGAAGCTGGTGTAAATGGAGCAAAAATAGATACGCTGATTAGTATTGCTGAATTGTTTCATATAACGTTGGATTATCTTGTGTGTGGGTGTGAAAGAAAGGCAGAAGTCGATGATCTGCTGGTTGGTCTGAAGGAGAAGGAAGTACAGTTTATCCGGAATATGGTATTAAATGCCGTTGACAATATGAAACTTCTGACAGAATAA
- a CDS encoding type II toxin-antitoxin system PemK/MazF family toxin, with amino-acid sequence MSEIRRGDIWMVDFGVPEDENDHKLHGIRPVVIVSNDSANRHSTVFHAVPLTSKIHKKTYLPTHIFISSFKAVGLRTNSIAQCEQLCDVKDTDLIEKIGKVSKNQLRQITKGMQIQLGMSTKHNNPIA; translated from the coding sequence ATGAGTGAAATAAGACGGGGCGATATCTGGATGGTTGATTTTGGAGTACCGGAAGATGAGAATGACCACAAGCTGCACGGTATCAGACCAGTAGTGATTGTGAGCAATGACAGTGCAAACAGACACAGCACGGTATTCCATGCAGTACCGCTTACAAGTAAGATTCATAAAAAGACATATCTGCCAACACATATTTTTATCAGTTCGTTTAAGGCTGTTGGATTAAGAACGAACAGTATCGCTCAGTGTGAGCAGTTATGTGATGTGAAAGATACGGACCTGATAGAAAAAATCGGGAAAGTAAGCAAAAACCAGTTAAGACAGATAACAAAAGGTATGCAGATCCAGTTGGGTATGAGTACAAAACATAATAATCCAATTGCATAA
- a CDS encoding DUF6870 family protein — MTVEQLDKISAQRLEDVDIDTLVEVNSIKYADGMPVEKKVAGMIAKTGNPYFRRSGKSKIKISFSDNGESLKDNYIAMLANV; from the coding sequence ATGACAGTTGAACAGTTGGACAAAATATCGGCACAGAGATTAGAAGATGTGGATATTGATACATTGGTGGAAGTAAACAGCATAAAGTACGCTGACGGAATGCCTGTGGAAAAGAAGGTTGCGGGAATGATTGCAAAGACAGGTAATCCGTATTTCCGCAGGTCAGGAAAGAGCAAGATTAAGATTTCATTTTCCGATAATGGGGAAAGCCTGAAAGACAATTATATTGCTATGCTTGCCAATGTATAG
- a CDS encoding recombinase family protein, with protein MNNSKRIYRAAIYVRLSKEDGDLDDVRKAESNSISNQKSLILNYLKDKEDIEIVSIREDDGYSGATFDRPAFKLMLQDVKDGIIDCIVVKDLSRFAREYIDAGRYIERMFPAMGIRFIAINDAYDSADTQAQGNEIIIPFKNLINDAYCRDISIKIRSHLETKRQNGEFVGNYCVYGYKKSEIDHNVIVPDEYAGHVVQDIFRWIKNGMSLDAISDKLNVLGILSPMAYKLSNGENYKTAFQKKDELLWTPVAVRRIATNIIYTGTLVQGKFTTPNHKVKTKILKPQEKWAVCHNNHEALVSLRTFQIVQRLLSVDMRMAPGKDSIYLLSGIAVCADCGALMTRKVSTVNGKKYVYYMCSNNKKNKKCSSHRIKEADLESRVFDTLRDMTAILLDADEVIKEAGNSANFRIDQKKTKERISAKEKEITKYNQMLVSLYEDYRDGIVDKSDFAIIKESFEVKRAEAEKAIDRLQKEAENIAAGIERDTEWLEEHRKWKTMPSLTRNVVVSLIQSVKVYEGGDIEIVLDCDDEYRKIVARAGELERQHDAERLVV; from the coding sequence ATGAACAATTCTAAAAGAATTTACAGAGCAGCCATCTATGTTAGATTATCTAAGGAAGATGGCGATCTTGATGATGTGAGAAAAGCTGAAAGTAACAGTATCTCAAATCAGAAATCCCTGATACTTAATTATTTAAAAGACAAAGAAGATATTGAAATAGTATCAATCCGTGAGGATGACGGCTATTCAGGGGCAACTTTTGACCGTCCGGCATTTAAACTTATGTTGCAGGATGTGAAAGACGGTATTATAGACTGTATCGTTGTAAAAGATCTTTCGAGGTTTGCAAGAGAGTATATCGACGCAGGGCGATACATTGAGCGGATGTTTCCTGCAATGGGGATACGATTTATAGCGATCAATGATGCCTATGACAGTGCAGATACACAGGCACAGGGAAACGAGATAATCATTCCGTTTAAGAATCTTATCAATGACGCTTATTGCAGGGATATTTCCATAAAAATCCGAAGCCACCTTGAAACAAAGAGACAGAACGGAGAATTTGTAGGAAATTACTGTGTCTATGGCTACAAGAAATCTGAGATTGACCATAATGTGATTGTCCCGGACGAATATGCAGGTCATGTGGTACAGGACATTTTCCGCTGGATAAAGAACGGAATGAGCCTTGATGCCATAAGCGATAAGCTGAATGTTCTTGGTATCCTGTCACCTATGGCATACAAACTCAGCAATGGCGAAAATTATAAGACAGCATTTCAGAAGAAAGACGAGCTGCTGTGGACTCCTGTTGCGGTAAGGCGTATCGCAACGAATATTATTTATACAGGAACACTTGTACAGGGAAAATTTACAACACCAAACCATAAGGTTAAAACAAAGATATTAAAGCCACAGGAGAAATGGGCAGTATGCCACAACAATCACGAGGCACTGGTATCTTTAAGGACTTTCCAGATTGTACAGCGTCTGTTGTCAGTGGATATGAGAATGGCACCGGGAAAAGATTCTATCTATCTTTTATCCGGAATAGCAGTATGTGCCGACTGTGGGGCACTTATGACACGAAAGGTGTCTACGGTAAATGGAAAAAAGTATGTTTACTATATGTGTTCCAATAACAAGAAGAATAAGAAGTGCAGCTCCCATAGGATAAAAGAGGCAGACTTGGAAAGCCGTGTATTTGATACCTTGAGGGATATGACAGCAATACTTCTGGATGCAGATGAGGTAATAAAGGAAGCTGGCAATAGTGCCAATTTCAGAATAGACCAGAAAAAGACAAAAGAGAGGATCAGTGCAAAAGAGAAAGAGATAACCAAATACAACCAGATGCTTGTTTCGCTTTATGAGGATTACCGAGATGGAATTGTTGATAAATCAGATTTTGCGATTATCAAGGAGAGTTTTGAGGTAAAAAGAGCAGAGGCGGAAAAGGCAATCGACAGGTTGCAGAAGGAAGCGGAAAACATTGCTGCCGGGATTGAAAGAGATACCGAGTGGCTGGAAGAACACAGGAAATGGAAAACAATGCCTTCTCTTACCCGTAATGTGGTAGTGAGCCTTATACAGTCTGTAAAGGTATATGAGGGCGGTGATATAGAAATCGTACTGGACTGTGACGATGAATACAGAAAAATCGTTGCAAGAGCCGGGGAGCTGGAAAGACAGCATGATGCGGAAAGGCTGGTGGTTTAA
- a CDS encoding recombinase family protein, giving the protein MARKSRTQPKQSTDTLKALSKVYKTAIYVRLSAEKDETRDRKTLINQRNLIKNFVDQQMDMEVYDIYMDDEISGTTFDRPEFERMMSDMRAGRINCIVVKDLSRLGRDYIETGNLVERVFPMMNIRFVAITDNYDSSKKDADLMVAVTNIANDLYAKDISKKISASKQEAMEKGIPTGNVAYGYKVVFNENKVKVMVEDKEAADVVRWIFNEAEKGTLHSVIAAELNAKHILTPAQYRVRHNIEKLEKLSGVKWTVDTLSQILKNEVYIGRYVTGKDRVCLYRHEKRHTTNKDEWYVFENHHIALIAKEQFYAVQKNKRKVIKPTKKQTVNMLKGKIICGCCGSSIHIHPEKHAKVYLCTHRKRYGKDSCNCLPVKVDDVYAAVLAVIKEQIQVFVDREMILKEHHNDSRVIRQEQVYTEAVNKCVKEMDRLMELKSGLYADYTEELLDEKEYLQLNREYSQRIEKLKIQADEYRQAASQYESAEKTVAQLKAEMLRFKGKRKLTQEMVDLFVAQVRIYENKNLEIVLNYEDELKKFAELNMEREAG; this is encoded by the coding sequence ATGGCAAGGAAGTCAAGAACACAGCCGAAACAGTCCACGGATACGCTGAAGGCTTTATCCAAAGTGTATAAGACTGCCATATATGTGAGGTTATCTGCGGAAAAAGATGAAACGAGAGACAGAAAAACCCTGATCAATCAGAGAAATCTCATTAAGAACTTTGTGGATCAGCAGATGGACATGGAAGTTTATGACATCTATATGGACGATGAAATTTCCGGTACAACATTCGACAGACCGGAATTTGAGCGTATGATGTCGGATATGAGGGCAGGAAGGATCAACTGCATTGTCGTAAAGGATTTGTCCCGCTTGGGTAGAGATTACATTGAAACGGGCAATCTGGTAGAGCGTGTATTCCCGATGATGAATATCCGCTTTGTAGCGATTACGGATAATTATGATTCCTCAAAGAAAGACGCAGACCTTATGGTTGCGGTCACGAATATAGCCAATGATCTGTATGCTAAGGATATTTCAAAGAAAATATCTGCCAGTAAGCAGGAAGCGATGGAAAAAGGTATTCCGACTGGAAATGTGGCTTATGGCTATAAGGTAGTCTTTAATGAAAATAAAGTCAAGGTAATGGTTGAGGATAAGGAAGCCGCAGATGTTGTAAGGTGGATTTTTAATGAGGCAGAAAAAGGTACACTGCATTCTGTGATAGCGGCAGAACTGAATGCGAAGCATATCCTTACACCTGCCCAGTACAGAGTAAGGCATAATATAGAGAAACTTGAAAAGCTGAGTGGAGTTAAGTGGACTGTTGATACATTGTCACAGATTTTAAAGAATGAAGTCTATATTGGAAGATATGTGACTGGTAAAGACAGGGTATGCCTGTACAGACACGAAAAGAGGCATACTACCAATAAAGATGAGTGGTATGTTTTTGAAAATCATCATATTGCACTTATTGCAAAGGAACAGTTCTATGCGGTACAGAAGAATAAAAGAAAGGTAATAAAGCCAACAAAAAAGCAGACAGTGAATATGCTGAAAGGCAAAATCATTTGCGGCTGTTGTGGAAGCAGTATCCATATTCACCCAGAGAAACACGCAAAGGTTTATCTGTGTACGCATAGAAAAAGATATGGAAAGGATAGTTGTAACTGCCTGCCTGTAAAGGTAGACGATGTATATGCAGCGGTGCTTGCCGTTATAAAAGAGCAGATACAGGTCTTTGTTGACAGGGAAATGATATTAAAGGAACACCACAATGACAGCAGGGTAATCAGACAGGAACAGGTATATACGGAAGCCGTGAATAAGTGTGTCAAGGAAATGGACAGGCTTATGGAATTAAAGAGCGGCTTGTATGCAGATTACACAGAAGAACTGCTTGATGAAAAGGAATACCTGCAACTGAACAGGGAGTATTCGCAGCGTATTGAGAAATTGAAGATACAGGCTGATGAATACAGGCAGGCGGCAAGTCAGTATGAAAGTGCTGAAAAGACCGTTGCCCAGTTAAAAGCTGAAATGCTCCGTTTTAAAGGAAAACGCAAGTTGACGCAGGAAATGGTCGATTTGTTTGTTGCACAGGTACGCATATACGAAAACAAGAATCTTGAGATCGTTCTGAACTATGAAGATGAACTGAAAAAATTCGCAGAACTGAATATGGAAAGAGAGGCAGGATAA
- a CDS encoding recombinase family protein produces MAEKRKLAFYIRLSDADEEVKAGTKDESNSITGQRKLLYAYIKKTEEFAGFEVLEYFDDGYSGTMFNNRAEFQRLIQDAELGRFECIIVKDFSRFGRDYLEVGNYLEFVFPAMGMRFISVNDNYDSDRNFGVTGGMDVAYKNLIYQLYSMDLSRKVKSARRTRNLSGEYTASFVCYGYKKDPDDKHKLIIDEEAAKVVVEIFSLIIAGYNASEVARILNERKIPTRVQNQWKNGINYVPVHNKGDYMWDNSEVIAIVQNEQYKGIMIQNKCETVGFGDNKKVRKRNKEDWSVVEGAIPRIVSDEMFDEVNKMLRVEARGIEKSTKKRKKNLFICPYCGRKLMNSSAVCTPKLLCPKRRMVRTGECQQIFMLKSEAQDKVLEITKEICRTLIQEEELKRASKDKRKVTSDEYLISELKAEYDRISNSTVSCYQSYREGKYTKEEYVQLRKTNQELLADLENQISDLQEKAANQEPDTEEKIEQLTQYSMLEQYDGDVLSNIIDKVLIYNDKDIEVVFKGENFIRNAV; encoded by the coding sequence ATGGCTGAGAAAAGAAAATTAGCCTTTTATATCCGTCTCTCTGATGCGGATGAGGAGGTAAAAGCAGGAACAAAAGACGAAAGTAACAGTATTACAGGACAGAGAAAACTCTTGTATGCGTATATCAAGAAAACAGAGGAATTTGCAGGTTTTGAGGTACTGGAATACTTTGATGACGGATATTCGGGAACAATGTTCAATAACAGAGCAGAATTCCAAAGGCTCATACAGGACGCAGAGCTTGGAAGATTTGAATGTATCATAGTAAAAGACTTTTCACGATTTGGAAGGGATTACCTTGAAGTAGGCAACTATCTGGAGTTTGTATTCCCTGCAATGGGAATGAGGTTTATTTCTGTCAACGATAATTATGACAGTGACAGAAACTTTGGTGTTACCGGAGGAATGGATGTAGCTTATAAGAATCTGATTTACCAGCTTTACAGTATGGATTTATCAAGAAAGGTAAAGAGTGCCAGAAGGACAAGAAATCTGAGTGGCGAATACACGGCATCATTTGTCTGCTATGGATACAAGAAAGATCCGGACGATAAGCATAAGCTGATAATAGATGAAGAAGCTGCAAAGGTTGTTGTGGAGATATTTTCACTGATCATTGCAGGATATAATGCAAGTGAGGTTGCCCGCATATTAAATGAGAGAAAAATCCCGACAAGAGTTCAAAACCAGTGGAAGAATGGAATCAATTATGTTCCGGTTCATAATAAAGGGGATTATATGTGGGATAATTCAGAAGTTATAGCGATTGTCCAGAATGAGCAGTACAAAGGAATAATGATCCAGAATAAATGTGAAACTGTTGGTTTTGGAGATAATAAGAAGGTTCGCAAACGAAATAAAGAGGACTGGTCTGTTGTAGAAGGTGCAATACCAAGAATAGTAAGCGATGAAATGTTTGATGAAGTCAATAAAATGCTACGGGTTGAAGCCAGAGGGATTGAAAAGAGTACAAAGAAACGTAAGAAAAATCTTTTTATCTGTCCCTATTGTGGAAGAAAGCTGATGAATTCCAGTGCAGTATGTACACCGAAGCTCCTCTGTCCAAAACGCAGGATGGTAAGGACTGGCGAATGTCAGCAGATTTTTATGCTGAAGTCAGAAGCACAGGACAAGGTGCTGGAAATCACAAAGGAAATCTGTAGAACACTTATACAGGAAGAAGAACTTAAAAGGGCATCAAAGGATAAAAGGAAGGTGACAAGCGATGAGTATTTGATTAGTGAGCTTAAAGCGGAGTATGACAGAATATCAAACAGCACAGTTTCTTGTTATCAGTCATACAGAGAGGGAAAGTACACAAAAGAAGAATATGTGCAGCTAAGAAAAACAAACCAAGAGCTGTTAGCTGATCTGGAGAATCAGATATCAGATTTGCAGGAGAAAGCTGCAAATCAGGAGCCTGACACAGAGGAGAAGATAGAACAGCTAACCCAGTATAGTATGCTGGAACAGTATGACGGAGATGTACTTTCCAACATAATTGATAAGGTGCTCATTTACAACGACAAAGATATAGAGGTTGTGTTTAAGGGTGAGAACTTTATCCGAAATGCAGTGTAG
- a CDS encoding carboxymuconolactone decarboxylase family protein: MGKITQTAGRNALGEFAPEIVHFNDDVFFGDNWNNGDIDVKTRSIITVVALMASGITDSSLKFHLQNAKNHGVTQKEIAAVITHVAFYAGWPKDWAVFNLVKEVWDANEGDLPYEDEAMRAHAKEMVFPIGNPNDGFAKYFTGKSYLAPVSTSQVGIFNVTFEPGCRNNWHIHHAKSGGGQILVCVAGRGYYQEYGKEAVMMKPGDCINIPAEVKHWHGATPDSWFSHLAVEVPGTETSNEWCEPVTDEEYSILK, encoded by the coding sequence ATGGGAAAAATCACACAGACAGCAGGAAGAAACGCTCTGGGAGAATTTGCTCCTGAGATTGTACATTTTAATGATGATGTTTTCTTTGGAGATAACTGGAATAACGGAGATATTGATGTAAAGACAAGAAGCATTATAACCGTTGTTGCACTTATGGCATCGGGAATAACCGACTCGTCTTTGAAATTCCATTTACAGAATGCCAAAAATCACGGTGTCACACAGAAAGAAATAGCGGCAGTCATTACCCATGTGGCATTTTATGCAGGCTGGCCTAAGGACTGGGCAGTTTTTAACCTTGTAAAAGAAGTATGGGATGCCAACGAAGGCGATCTGCCATATGAAGACGAGGCAATGAGAGCACACGCCAAAGAAATGGTATTTCCAATTGGTAATCCTAATGACGGTTTTGCAAAATATTTTACCGGCAAAAGTTATCTTGCACCTGTTTCAACAAGTCAGGTGGGAATTTTCAATGTGACTTTTGAACCGGGATGCCGCAATAACTGGCACATCCATCATGCCAAAAGCGGTGGCGGACAGATTCTTGTATGCGTGGCAGGCAGAGGCTATTATCAGGAGTACGGCAAAGAAGCGGTTATGATGAAACCGGGAGACTGCATCAATATTCCTGCCGAAGTAAAACATTGGCACGGTGCCACACCTGACAGCTGGTTCAGTCATCTTGCCGTTGAAGTTCCGGGAACAGAGACCTCCAATGAATGGTGTGAGCCTGTAACCGACGAAGAATACAGCATATTGAAATAA
- a CDS encoding DUF3877 family protein, whose product MNLEALEKDICYVIKEEQIKLGFRKESISLYYPLSSLNSILETECDTEEMLQVLDEFKIKSKAEFGDIDVSVKGERFCIKLPDTASEYVNNTTEKTGFLYDLIATVSRHGITIEDVKKVFEGYSSHVHFETMEHEEFNYLIYFEDGTPDDSYYCFTEEGGHLIYHRFSKNAYKDTFNR is encoded by the coding sequence ATGAATTTAGAAGCATTGGAAAAAGATATATGTTATGTGATAAAAGAAGAACAGATAAAGCTGGGTTTCAGAAAAGAGTCAATCAGTCTTTATTATCCTTTAAGCTCTTTAAACAGTATTCTGGAAACCGAGTGTGACACAGAAGAAATGTTACAGGTGCTTGATGAATTCAAAATTAAATCAAAGGCAGAATTCGGCGATATAGACGTATCCGTAAAGGGAGAACGTTTTTGTATTAAATTACCGGATACAGCTTCGGAATATGTTAATAATACTACAGAAAAGACAGGCTTTTTGTATGATTTGATTGCAACGGTTTCAAGACACGGTATTACAATAGAAGATGTAAAAAAAGTATTTGAAGGCTATTCCTCACATGTTCATTTTGAAACCATGGAGCATGAAGAATTTAATTATCTTATTTATTTTGAGGACGGAACGCCTGATGACAGTTATTATTGTTTTACAGAAGAGGGCGGACACCTTATTTACCACCGTTTTTCAAAAAATGCCTATAAAGATACGTTTAACAGATAA
- a CDS encoding ATP-binding protein yields the protein MFEKYEYAEITIEELADIHPSLYRFCDVRDEVSYRYGSIPKAENISNIVELAEEGKLDKNISYVLYCMKGIQSMDMAYELRGMGYDAVSLKGGYAAWLTSSYREDYEDKQKEVETSIRKTFHKCIFSPFAKAINEYELLKPGDKVAVCISGGKDSMLMAKLFQEIKRHNKFDFELVFLVMDPGYSEVNRLVIEKNARMLGVPITIFETQIFDAVYDVKQSPCYLCARMRRGYLYSKAKELGCNKIALGHHYDDVIETILMGMLYGAQVQTMMPKLHSTNFEGMELIRPMYYIREDDIMHWRDFNNLHFIQCACHFTDTCSSCREDGTTASKRMEIKQLIKDMKKVNPYVEGNIFKSVYNVSLGTVIEYKDKDGVKHNFLENYDEK from the coding sequence ATGTTTGAAAAATATGAATACGCAGAAATTACAATAGAAGAACTGGCAGATATCCACCCATCCCTTTACAGATTTTGCGATGTAAGGGACGAAGTATCATACCGCTACGGCTCCATTCCCAAGGCCGAAAATATAAGCAACATTGTTGAACTGGCAGAGGAGGGAAAGCTTGATAAAAATATTTCATACGTTTTGTATTGTATGAAAGGAATACAGAGTATGGACATGGCGTATGAGCTTCGTGGGATGGGATACGATGCCGTAAGCCTCAAAGGCGGATATGCAGCATGGCTTACCTCATCATACAGGGAAGATTATGAGGATAAGCAGAAGGAAGTTGAGACAAGCATCCGCAAGACTTTTCATAAATGCATTTTTTCACCTTTTGCCAAGGCAATTAATGAATACGAGCTTTTGAAACCGGGAGATAAGGTTGCCGTATGCATATCCGGAGGGAAAGATTCCATGCTTATGGCAAAGTTATTTCAGGAGATAAAGAGACACAATAAGTTTGATTTTGAACTTGTTTTTCTTGTAATGGACCCCGGCTACAGCGAGGTCAACAGGCTTGTAATAGAGAAAAACGCAAGGATGTTAGGCGTTCCCATAACCATTTTTGAGACTCAGATATTTGATGCGGTATACGATGTAAAACAGTCGCCTTGTTATCTTTGTGCCAGAATGAGGAGAGGTTACCTTTACAGTAAGGCAAAAGAGCTTGGCTGCAATAAAATCGCATTGGGACACCACTATGATGATGTAATCGAAACAATTCTTATGGGAATGTTGTACGGTGCACAGGTACAGACTATGATGCCAAAGCTCCACAGCACCAATTTTGAAGGCATGGAGCTTATAAGACCGATGTACTACATCCGTGAGGATGACATCATGCACTGGCGTGATTTTAATAATCTTCATTTTATACAGTGCGCCTGTCATTTTACAGACACCTGTTCTTCCTGCAGGGAAGACGGCACAACTGCTTCAAAGCGTATGGAAATAAAGCAGCTTATTAAGGATATGAAGAAAGTCAATCCTTATGTGGAGGGCAATATTTTTAAGAGCGTTTATAATGTAAGTCTGGGAACAGTAATTGAATATAAGGACAAGGATGGAGTAAAACATAATTTCCTTGAGAATTATGATGAAAAATAA
- a CDS encoding CarD family transcriptional regulator → MFQKKDIIYNETIGVCQVTEVTKLVDKRGQPIMYYGLKSLQDGRTAYIPVENHSVVLRNLIDTDTAVERKNTGFKDRSRQEQYEINYVLGGIK, encoded by the coding sequence ATGTTTCAGAAAAAGGATATTATATATAATGAGACTATCGGAGTCTGTCAGGTAACGGAGGTTACAAAGCTGGTGGATAAAAGAGGCCAACCGATTATGTATTATGGACTTAAATCTTTACAGGACGGCAGGACCGCATATATTCCCGTGGAAAATCATTCAGTTGTACTTAGAAACCTGATTGACACGGATACAGCGGTAGAACGTAAGAATACGGGATTTAAGGACAGAAGCAGACAGGAACAGTATGAAATAAATTATGTGCTTGGAGGTATAAAATGA
- the trxA gene encoding thioredoxin, with protein sequence MMLKHVSVEDFEDEVLKSDVKVLVDFYADWCGPCKMMAPVLEEIAENNNGFKIVKLNVDENMSIAEKYNIMSIPALFVFDKGEVVNKSIGLISKNEVLDLLK encoded by the coding sequence ATGATGTTAAAGCATGTTAGTGTAGAAGATTTTGAAGATGAAGTTCTGAAATCAGATGTAAAAGTCCTTGTGGATTTTTATGCTGACTGGTGCGGACCATGCAAAATGATGGCACCCGTACTTGAAGAAATTGCAGAAAACAATAATGGTTTTAAAATTGTTAAACTGAACGTTGATGAAAATATGTCAATAGCAGAGAAGTATAACATTATGTCAATTCCTGCACTTTTTGTATTTGATAAAGGCGAAGTGGTTAATAAATCAATAGGCCTTATCAGTAAAAATGAAGTATTGGATTTATTAAAATAA
- a CDS encoding S-ribosylhomocysteine lyase, with protein MEKIASFTVNHLDLKTGIYVSRKDRLGPITLTTFDLRFTKPNTEPVMVTAGIHSIEHLGATFLRNHPKWKDNVIYFGPMGCRTGFYLILAGDLTSSDIIGLLCELADYVLGYEGEIPGYSPRDCGNYLDNNLDMAKYYMRKYKSEVLDNPTEDRLNYPQ; from the coding sequence ATGGAAAAGATAGCGAGCTTTACTGTAAATCACCTTGACCTGAAAACAGGTATTTATGTTTCGAGGAAAGACAGGCTGGGACCAATAACGCTTACAACCTTTGATTTAAGATTTACAAAACCTAATACGGAGCCTGTGATGGTAACAGCAGGAATACATTCCATAGAACATCTTGGCGCCACTTTTTTAAGAAACCATCCTAAGTGGAAGGACAATGTAATATATTTCGGACCGATGGGCTGCAGAACAGGTTTTTACCTGATTCTGGCAGGGGATTTAACTTCCTCCGACATAATAGGACTTCTTTGTGAACTGGCCGATTATGTTCTTGGATATGAAGGAGAGATACCGGGATATTCACCTAGGGATTGCGGCAATTACCTTGATAACAACCTTGATATGGCAAAGTATTATATGAGAAAATATAAATCAGAAGTGCTTGATAACCCTACGGAAGACAGACTTAATTACCCACAATAA